A single window of Ornithorhynchus anatinus isolate Pmale09 chromosome 3, mOrnAna1.pri.v4, whole genome shotgun sequence DNA harbors:
- the C3H18orf32 gene encoding UPF0729 protein C18orf32 homolog: MVCIPCIVIPVLLWVYKKFLEPYIYPLIAPFVNRMWPKKAVQATSTNNQGKGDYKNVSNGVTSGISSEGPPPEACNKKTD, translated from the exons ATGGTGTGCATTCCCTGTAtcgtcattccagttttgctctggGTCTACAAAAAATTCCTGGAGCCGTATATCTACCCTTTAATAGCTCCTTTTGTTAACCGCATGTGGCCCAAGAAAGCTGTTCAGGCAACCTCTACCAACAACCAAGGCAAAGGAGATTATAAG AATGTCAGCAACGGAGTCACCAGTGGAATCTCTTCAGAGGGACCCCCCCCAGAAGCCTGTAACAAAAAGACCGACTAA
- the RPL17 gene encoding 60S ribosomal protein L17: MVRYSLDPENPTKSCKSRGSNLRVHFKNTRETAQAIKGMHIRKATKYLKDVTLKKQCVPFRRYNGGVGRCAQAKQWGWTQGRWPKKSAEFLLHMLKNAESNAELKGLDVDSLVIEHIQVNKAPKMRRRTYRAHGRINPYMSSPCHIEMILTEKEQIVPKPEEEVAQKKKISQKKLKKQKLMARE; this comes from the exons ATGGTTCGCTACTCACTTGATCCCGAGAACCCCACAAAAT CATGCAAGTCAAGGGGTTCAAATCTCCGAGTTCACTTCAAG AACACTCGCGAAACTGCTCAAGCTATCAAAGGAATGCACATTCGCAAAGCCACTAAGTACTTGAAGGATGTCACCTTGAAAAAGCAGTGTGTTCCTTTCCGGCGTTACAATGGGGGTGTTGGCAGATGTGCCCAG GCTAAACAGTGGGGCTGGACACAGGGACGTTGGCCCAAAAAGAGTGCTGAGTTCTTGCTGCATATGCTCAAAAATGCTGAGAGCAATGCTGAGCTTAAG gGACTGGATGTGGATTCTCTGGTCATTGAGCACATCCAGGTCAATAAGGCTCCCAAGATGCGCAGACGCACCTACAGGGCTCATGGTCGTATCAACCCTTACATGAGTTCCCCTTGTCACATTGAAATGATCCTCACGGAAAAGGAGCAGATTGTCCCTAAGCCCGAAGAGGAGGTGGCTCAAAAGAAAAAG ATCTCGCAGAAGAAGCTGAAGAAGCAAAAACTCATGGCTCGAGAGTAA